The genome window TAATGAAAATGATCGGTCACAATATGGCTGTATATCCCGTTTTGTGTCATTTCCTCAAACAAAGAAAAATCTTGGGGCTGCAAACAGCTCCAATCCGAATGCAAAAAATGCGGCCGCCCGGTATGGAGTTCACGCCGCGCCGGCATACAGGGGAGGCTTCCCGCATAAAAAGTGTCAAAAGTTACTGTCTTTTGTGCCAGCCGCTCAAAATTGGGCAGTTTTGTCCAGTCGCAGCCGTAATTCGGCAGATAGTGACGGTTTAATGAGTCAAACATCAGCATAATTGCTTTCATTTTTTTCTTTTCCTTTTTTATCAGTAAATCAATTACTCAACTTCCCATCTTCCATAAAGTTTTTAGCAGAATGCCCGCCCGGGCAAAAGTGCGCAGCACTCCAATCAGGGGCAGGTCGCCCACAAATGGCTTTCCTAAACTGTAACTTTTATTTTAAGGACTTTTACCGGCTTTGTCAATTAAGATTTTCATTCAGCGAGCTGTTAAGATTTTAAAAATGCAGCCGATATTTAAGATGCAGAGCAATATGTTTGATTTCGCTTTATTATCTTTTTACTTGATTCCTAACTCAAATATATTTCTTTTGTGTTCTGTTCGGCGCGGTGTTTCGCTCCGAGTCAACCTGTTTGTTTAAGAAAGGAATCATGTCATGCGTCAAACCTTTGATCCCCCTGATTCATACACCGAAAAAGTGCCTCCCTTTTCTTCTTTCACTTTTTTGTCGATGCGGGAATCCGATCAGGACATTCCTGTTTCCGAAAAGAAAAAGTTTACTTTTCTGATTTTTGATTTTGAATTTTGCCTGCCGTTCGACATTTCTTTTTCTGCCTCCATGCTGGCTAATATTCCCGTTTCGGTTAATTCCATTGATTATATTCCTTTTCATTTTACCTGCAACAAAGCGCCCGACGGAGTCCGCTCCTATCAAAGAAAGTTTTTCGGCGCATTATGGTACAAGGTACCCCGCAGCTGGGAAGATATTCATGTGGCCGTTCCGCTGGCACAGGCATGATAACTTAAAAAAATAAAAAAGCCTATATGAACGCTGATGCGGAGAGAACTGTAACCAAATCCGTAAGGATTTTCTCGCACTCACGCCAAATCTATGTTATAATGCTGCGCAATAAAAGCGTGAGTGCAGGATGTGAGCCAAAAATACAGGCACGCTTGCGGGCATAAGCATTTTTGGCGAACAGCCTATATGAGTGCTGATGCGGAGAGAAAATCCGCAGGATTTTCTCGCACTCACGCTTGATTTATGATATAATAAATCCAATCAGCAACTAAATAAATGTACCGGAAGGAGGACTTTCTATGTATCAGGCAAATGAAAAGCGTTATGAACAAATGCCTTATCATCGCTGCGGCAACAGCGGCTTAAAGCTGTCGGCACTGGCGCTCGGCCTATGGCAGAACTTCGGCCATGAAAGCAATATTGCTCAAATGGAGCAAATCTGCCGGACTGCTTTTGACCACGGCATCACTTATTTTGATTTAGCCAATAATTACGGTTATCCCTATAACGGCACGGCCGAGCTGAACTTCGGCACCATTTTGAAAAAAGGCCTGGGACAGTACCGGAACGAGCTTTGTATTGCTACCAAAGCCGGATATGATATGTGGCCCGGCCCTTACGGTACCAAAAACGGCTGCCGCAAATATCTGATTACTTCTTTAGAGGACAGCTTAAAACGAATGGACCTTGACTATGTTGATATCTTCTATCATCATGTTTACGATCCGGAAACGCCGCTGGAAGAAACCGCGCTGGCACTGGATCAGGTCGTCCGTCAGGGCAAAGCCCTTTATGTTGGAATTTCCAATTACAATCAGGAGCAAACCAAAAAAATCTCCAAGATTTTCAAAGAACTGAAAACACCATTTATTCTTAATCAGCCTTCTTACTCCATCTTAAACCGTTGGATTGAGGACGATGGTTTGAAAAACTTTGCCGCGCAAAACGGTATCGGTTTGGCCGTTTATTCGCCGCTGTCACAGGGGCTTCTGACCAGCCGCTACTTAGACGGTGTACCGGAGGATTCGCGCTACCACAAAGCCAACACCGGGCTTAAACAAAAACTGACCCAAGAAATGAAAGTGCGCTTGATCGAGCTGAACTTCTTAGCCCAAAAGCGGGGACAAACTCTGTCGCAGATGGCAATTGCTTGGCTGTTGCAGGATAAGGCCATTACTTCCGTCATTATCGGTGCCAGCCGGCCAGAGCAGGTGGAGGAAAATGTAAAAGCCTTAGAAAACTTACAGTTCAGCGCTCAGGAATTAAAAGAAATCTATATTTTGGCTACCCAGAAGATTTAACATATTTGAGCAACCAAAGCGATAACAATTCATTTTACTTTCCCTGCCGTCTTTTATAGGCTGCCGCCGGACAAAAGGCAAAGCCCTTGGCAGAGAAAGCCATAATAAAGAAAAAGCTGCTGACAGTGATGGCATCGTCACTGCCGGCAGCTCTGTTTTTTATTTGGGATGCAAGACAAGTATTTGCCACTTTTTCTTTGCCTGTTTCCCCTCAATCTATTCTAATTCTATTCACTCAACTTTCCCCTGATCGAAATGCTGCGCACTTCTGCCCGGGTGGATGGCCTCTCTAAAAAAGACTGTTTTATCAAATATGGGAAAATCGAGTTATTCAAACTCCATTTTGTTGATGGCCATTTTCATCATCCTGTCGCCTATTCGCGCCAGAAAACGATGAGAGCAGCGAATATTAGGGCTTTTCATGTCATAATATCCTAACATATAGCCTTTTGAAGTCACTTTTATTTTTTCTGACCAGCTTAGTTCTCTTATCGGATTGTTGACATAAAAGAATCCCTCGACATCACGAATCCCCATATTCTTCAGCGCTTTTGACATCATCAGCTTCAAACCGAGCTTACCTACACTATCAAACACCAAGCAGCCGCCTTTATATCTTTGGGCAAGCTCTAATACCAATGCCTTTACTTCCGCCATCTTAAAATAATGAAATACTCCCGCCGCAAAGAAAATGGCACCCTCCGTGCTATCAATCTGATCCATCCACGAATAATCTTTCAAGTCGCAGGCAATACTCTTTTCTCTCTCCTGGTCAGCAATCAGCGCTTTACGAACTGCTATCACATCGGGAAAATCCACATTTACGATATGGCAAAGCCCATTATCGCAAGCCTTTCCCGTTTCATCTAAACCGCAGCCAAGATTTACAATCGTTGCTTTTGGATGCTTTTTCAGATACTCTTTAATCTCCCAGATAATATCCAGCTGCCTCATTGCCGCTTCAAGCGAACCGAATTCATACAAGAATGAATGATTCTTTTTTTCTAATTCTGTAAAATCATAATCTAATCTGGCACATAATTTTTCGGCAAAACTATCGGTATAGAGTTCAGGAAACTTTTCAGAACACATTTTTCTTCCATATAGCGGAACCATCAGCGTTTCTTGAACCGTATTTTTTTCTATCCTAACTTTTTCCATCGTCATCGCACCCCCTATATTTTCCGCAATTTTCCTATCCTTCCCGCCCGCCGCCGAAAGTCATAGCCTTTCCGACAGCAGTTTTTTACATTCCTGTACTGCAAACCATGTTCCGTGCGTTTCCTTTCCACTGGCGCACCAATCTTAAGTTTTATTT of Lachnospiraceae bacterium oral taxon 500 contains these proteins:
- a CDS encoding methyltransferase, encoding MTMEKVRIEKNTVQETLMVPLYGRKMCSEKFPELYTDSFAEKLCARLDYDFTELEKKNHSFLYEFGSLEAAMRQLDIIWEIKEYLKKHPKATIVNLGCGLDETGKACDNGLCHIVNVDFPDVIAVRKALIADQEREKSIACDLKDYSWMDQIDSTEGAIFFAAGVFHYFKMAEVKALVLELAQRYKGGCLVFDSVGKLGLKLMMSKALKNMGIRDVEGFFYVNNPIRELSWSEKIKVTSKGYMLGYYDMKSPNIRCSHRFLARIGDRMMKMAINKMEFE
- a CDS encoding L-glyceraldehyde 3-phosphate reductase, which gives rise to MYQANEKRYEQMPYHRCGNSGLKLSALALGLWQNFGHESNIAQMEQICRTAFDHGITYFDLANNYGYPYNGTAELNFGTILKKGLGQYRNELCIATKAGYDMWPGPYGTKNGCRKYLITSLEDSLKRMDLDYVDIFYHHVYDPETPLEETALALDQVVRQGKALYVGISNYNQEQTKKISKIFKELKTPFILNQPSYSILNRWIEDDGLKNFAAQNGIGLAVYSPLSQGLLTSRYLDGVPEDSRYHKANTGLKQKLTQEMKVRLIELNFLAQKRGQTLSQMAIAWLLQDKAITSVIIGASRPEQVEENVKALENLQFSAQELKEIYILATQKI